The following are encoded in a window of Planctomycetaceae bacterium genomic DNA:
- a CDS encoding response regulator, giving the protein MENKLIKVLLIENDSADQVLVKNALMNCGYNVDLKMVPNAEYALKYLQKTLDNPAKFPRPGLILLDLNMLGLGGKGFLKEIKASEDFESIPIVVLSSSDQQNDVDECYKLHAAGYIHKMASLQEYNSVFETIVQYWYPVSSVI; this is encoded by the coding sequence ATGGAAAATAAACTAATAAAAGTGCTGTTAATCGAAAACGATTCGGCAGATCAGGTTCTGGTCAAAAACGCGCTGATGAACTGCGGGTACAATGTAGATCTTAAAATGGTACCCAATGCCGAATACGCTTTAAAATATTTGCAGAAGACGCTGGATAATCCGGCGAAATTTCCGCGGCCAGGTTTGATTCTGCTTGATTTGAATATGCTCGGACTGGGCGGCAAAGGCTTTCTGAAAGAAATAAAAGCCAGTGAAGATTTTGAGTCTATTCCGATAGTGGTGCTGTCTTCGTCAGACCAGCAAAACGATGTGGATGAATGTTACAAACTGCACGCGGCGGGCTATATACATAAAATGGCGTCATTGCAGGAATATAATTCGGTATTCGAAACAATAGTGCAGTACTGGTACCCAGTTTCAAGTGTGATATAG
- a CDS encoding PAS domain S-box protein, with the protein MKQDAAITEISLESLSGIVPFILVTDENMTIMWASSAILKHRPEAVGIRISDLLKLKNCSEEISTVILQTKVDESREFLLLNNNNETPLIGRWLRSGDGFVLLATPNAKTNEDLSLFSMDDFPEHDHLIDLLVARGETFFSLKEAASAASALKNKNREIETAKRRLESVNAVLENEITERKKAEEEIRRSQQILQDMLDAMPFGVLVVGKDKIIRRVNNAVMKLTGFDKEELVGSLCHRTLCPAEINKCPILDCGQTLDHSERKLITKQGQTIPIIKTAVPLKIGNEEVLLEAFMDITDRKKDEEKVKHLNAELESSMVKLKEANEEMKNFVYIASHDLREPLRKITAFGSILEKSLKDKLDADDSENLKFMIDGATRMNMMIEGLLAYSRASTRKLPPQAVDLNEIITQLRQFELSVVLQEKNVIVEVPASLPCVNADPGQIRQMLQNIIANGIKYQPKDRTPKITIASKPDADGMVRIEVSDNGIGIKPEYLTSIFAMFKRLHTRNEYEGTGIGLAVCKKIAERHGGKIGAESEYGKGSTFWFTVPAVGNNVEYDVIDSKNQVKSDAVSAEEKSTV; encoded by the coding sequence ATGAAACAGGATGCTGCCATTACGGAAATTAGTTTAGAGTCATTGTCGGGCATAGTGCCGTTCATTCTTGTGACGGACGAAAATATGACGATAATGTGGGCGAGCAGTGCAATCCTAAAACATAGGCCTGAAGCAGTCGGCATAAGAATATCTGACCTGCTTAAATTAAAAAATTGTTCTGAAGAAATATCTACGGTAATTCTGCAAACAAAAGTGGACGAATCCCGCGAATTTTTACTTCTTAATAACAATAACGAAACCCCTTTAATTGGTCGATGGCTGCGTTCCGGTGACGGCTTTGTTCTGTTGGCAACGCCGAATGCGAAAACTAACGAGGACCTGTCATTGTTTTCCATGGACGATTTTCCAGAGCATGACCATCTTATTGACCTACTGGTAGCTCGAGGGGAAACATTTTTCTCCCTCAAGGAAGCTGCTTCCGCGGCAAGTGCCTTAAAAAACAAAAACAGAGAAATCGAGACTGCAAAACGGCGATTGGAGTCGGTTAATGCTGTTCTTGAAAATGAAATAACCGAACGTAAAAAGGCGGAAGAAGAGATAAGACGCTCGCAACAGATTCTGCAGGATATGTTAGACGCAATGCCTTTCGGCGTTCTTGTTGTCGGAAAAGACAAAATAATTCGAAGAGTAAATAATGCCGTGATGAAACTGACAGGCTTTGACAAGGAAGAACTTGTCGGCAGTCTGTGCCATCGTACGTTATGTCCGGCGGAAATAAATAAATGTCCGATTCTGGATTGCGGACAAACGCTTGATCATTCTGAAAGAAAATTAATAACAAAGCAAGGACAAACAATACCTATCATAAAAACCGCAGTACCTCTGAAAATCGGCAACGAGGAAGTGCTTCTTGAGGCTTTCATGGATATAACCGATCGCAAGAAAGATGAAGAAAAGGTGAAACATCTTAACGCAGAGCTTGAGAGTTCAATGGTCAAACTCAAAGAGGCAAACGAGGAAATGAAAAATTTTGTTTATATAGCTTCGCACGATTTGCGTGAGCCGCTGCGGAAAATCACGGCGTTCGGCAGTATTTTGGAAAAATCATTGAAAGACAAACTTGATGCCGATGACTCTGAAAACCTGAAGTTTATGATAGACGGCGCAACCCGAATGAATATGATGATTGAGGGGCTGCTGGCTTACTCGCGTGCAAGTACAAGGAAACTTCCGCCGCAGGCTGTTGACCTGAACGAAATTATAACACAATTGCGGCAGTTCGAACTGTCGGTTGTTCTGCAGGAGAAAAACGTAATCGTAGAAGTTCCCGCGTCGCTGCCTTGTGTTAACGCAGACCCAGGTCAAATACGTCAAATGCTGCAAAATATTATCGCCAACGGCATAAAATACCAGCCGAAGGACAGAACGCCGAAAATAACTATCGCCAGCAAACCGGACGCAGACGGAATGGTTAGAATCGAAGTGTCCGATAATGGAATCGGAATCAAGCCGGAATATTTGACCTCGATATTCGCGATGTTCAAGCGTTTGCATACGAGAAACGAATACGAGGGTACGGGCATCGGTCTTGCCGTGTGCAAAAAAATCGCCGAACGCCACGGCGGGAAAATCGGCGCTGAATCCGAATACGGCAAAGGCTCGACTTTCTGGTTTACGGTGCCTGCTGTCGGCAACAATGTAGAATATGATGTTATTGACTCCAAAAATCAGGTTAAGTCAGATGCAGTAAGTGCCGAAGAAAAGTCAACTGTATAG
- a CDS encoding heme NO-binding domain-containing protein, protein MKGIINKGIQEMVENKYGEPAWEKVKSIAGCEEPFFAVSLDYPDEMTIALIKAASEVSGLPLETVMVEYGKFMVPNVLKKYYPTYFQMAGLSPREFLLNMGRVHEHVTRSVLGALPPKFDYEELPDGRLLMHYSSGRRLCAVLRGLILGVGILFGQQLEVRETACMYKGDNRCTMEISFP, encoded by the coding sequence ATGAAAGGTATTATCAATAAGGGCATTCAAGAAATGGTTGAGAATAAATATGGAGAGCCGGCATGGGAAAAAGTCAAGTCGATTGCCGGCTGCGAGGAGCCATTCTTTGCTGTCAGCCTTGACTATCCTGATGAGATGACAATAGCTTTGATCAAGGCTGCATCAGAGGTTTCCGGCCTGCCATTGGAAACAGTGATGGTCGAGTATGGAAAGTTTATGGTGCCGAATGTTCTGAAAAAGTACTACCCCACGTATTTTCAGATGGCAGGTTTGTCGCCTCGTGAATTTCTTCTTAATATGGGTCGAGTTCACGAACATGTTACCAGAAGTGTTTTAGGTGCGTTGCCTCCCAAGTTTGACTATGAGGAACTGCCGGACGGTCGATTGCTTATGCATTACTCATCCGGACGTCGGCTGTGCGCCGTGCTTCGCGGACTGATTCTCGGCGTGGGAATACTCTTTGGCCAGCAGCTTGAGGTTCGTGAAACGGCCTGCATGTACAAGGGGGACAACCGATGTACTATGGAGATAAGCTTCCCATGA
- a CDS encoding response regulator yields MSGKSTAKKNMNDSGKEIAKILVVDDNEQNLELIQAYLEDIECKTIPAQDGIIALEIIKENKPDLVLLDVMMPKMSGFEVCRRIKNNPATADLPVIMVTALSEMGDIERAIESGTDDFLSKPVNKFELLTRVRTMLKLKHLTDKLEKTLAYLSELEKAQK; encoded by the coding sequence ATGTCTGGTAAAAGTACGGCGAAAAAAAATATGAACGACAGTGGAAAAGAAATCGCGAAAATTCTGGTAGTTGACGACAACGAGCAGAATTTGGAATTGATACAGGCGTATTTGGAAGACATTGAATGTAAGACGATACCAGCACAGGACGGCATTATTGCGCTGGAAATTATCAAGGAAAACAAGCCTGATTTGGTTCTGCTGGACGTTATGATGCCGAAGATGAGCGGTTTTGAAGTCTGCCGAAGAATCAAGAACAATCCGGCTACAGCGGATTTGCCGGTGATTATGGTTACTGCCCTTAGCGAAATGGGCGATATCGAAAGGGCGATTGAATCCGGAACTGACGATTTTTTGAGCAAGCCGGTGAATAAATTCGAACTACTGACGAGAGTCCGGACAATGCTCAAACTCAAGCACCTGACCGACAAACTTGAAAAAACACTTGCGTATCTTAGCGAACTGGAAAAAGCGCAAAAGTAA
- a CDS encoding HAMP domain-containing histidine kinase — MESILAPIIAKRRSLNKEISEQLLQKKELEARLTRLQTLANLGTLTAMIAHEINNILMPLSNYANVALSNPNDKALTEKALQKTVHNSARASEILDSIMAIVNGEAAEKRVCRFKQLVSEVFSCISRDFEKDCIKVVKEIPDDLDVSVVPVQMQQVMMNLIINAREAMLPRGGALTITARQENNSVIIEITDTGSGISAEDMEKIFQPFFTTKTPTSPAARAGAGLGLHFCKEIVESHDGTISVESNAGKGTKFSITLPK, encoded by the coding sequence ATGGAGTCTATATTGGCACCGATTATCGCAAAACGCAGATCCCTTAACAAAGAAATAAGCGAACAACTGCTGCAGAAAAAGGAATTGGAAGCCCGCCTTACACGTTTGCAGACGCTTGCCAACCTCGGCACACTTACGGCTATGATTGCACACGAAATAAATAATATCCTTATGCCGTTAAGCAATTACGCCAACGTCGCCTTGAGCAATCCGAACGATAAAGCGCTTACCGAAAAGGCATTGCAAAAGACAGTCCACAACAGCGCAAGAGCGTCTGAAATCCTCGACAGCATAATGGCCATCGTCAACGGCGAAGCCGCCGAAAAACGCGTCTGCCGATTCAAACAGCTCGTCAGCGAAGTATTCTCCTGCATCAGCAGAGATTTCGAAAAGGACTGCATCAAAGTCGTAAAAGAAATACCGGACGATTTAGACGTTTCCGTCGTACCGGTGCAGATGCAGCAGGTAATGATGAACCTGATAATCAACGCCCGCGAGGCAATGCTGCCAAGAGGCGGAGCTTTAACTATAACAGCCAGACAGGAAAACAATTCTGTTATTATTGAAATCACAGACACAGGAAGCGGAATTTCAGCCGAAGATATGGAAAAAATCTTCCAGCCTTTCTTCACGACCAAAACGCCGACATCACCTGCCGCGCGAGCAGGCGCCGGACTTGGCCTGCATTTCTGTAAAGAGATTGTCGAATCGCACGATGGCACAATTAGCGTAGAATCAAACGCAGGCAAAGGTACAAAGTTCTCTATCACACTTCCAAAATAA
- a CDS encoding DUF262 domain-containing protein produces MAEPLTIRKIIDRISSGDIRIPAFQRGYVWLPDQVAFLIDSIYKGFPIGTIFLWCTDNRLKSEKSLGHFVLPEPKKDYPVNYVLDGQQRLTSLFSVFQTELKPSIDNTENEWIDIYFDVDVDENLQDSLFFALRDSEVDVKRHFPMKTMFDSAEYRRATSNFVGEKIAKIDKVQEKFKEALIQVQSLETDDRNKVAIVFERINRAGTELDIYQLLTAWSWSEDFDLQEKFNILVEQISPFGFGDFSNDQDLQLKCCSGVIVNEASPSAILRMQGEDVRNKFLEVENGIKSSIDFLKKEVKVSSLACMPFASMMVGLTTFFASNKIAGMTMTDSQRREILRWFWRSIFSQRYSAGVNKRHETDIAEFQKLKANPDYKLKEFNVNIDESFFLNSRFNVSSVNTKSFILLLSQFSPKSFISGANVDLEEVLKKANRNEFHHIFPNKYLKRLGTPQNKINCLANFCFLSNADNQKIKDKAPNEYKTLIPNTTLKDIMIHALCPENSLDLNFDQFLTDRAKLLLGKVRELIK; encoded by the coding sequence ATGGCAGAACCATTAACAATAAGAAAAATTATTGATCGTATTTCGTCAGGGGACATTAGAATTCCAGCATTTCAAAGAGGATATGTATGGTTACCAGATCAGGTAGCTTTCTTAATAGATAGTATTTACAAAGGATTTCCTATAGGTACCATTTTTTTATGGTGCACTGATAATAGGTTGAAATCCGAAAAAAGTCTTGGCCATTTTGTTTTACCTGAACCTAAAAAAGACTACCCCGTTAACTATGTGTTAGATGGTCAGCAAAGATTGACTTCACTATTTAGTGTTTTTCAAACAGAGTTAAAACCATCCATTGATAATACTGAAAACGAATGGATAGATATATATTTTGACGTAGATGTTGACGAGAATCTTCAAGATAGTCTTTTTTTTGCTTTAAGAGATTCGGAAGTTGATGTTAAACGTCATTTTCCAATGAAGACAATGTTTGATTCTGCGGAATATCGCAGAGCAACAAGTAATTTTGTTGGTGAAAAAATTGCAAAGATTGATAAAGTACAAGAAAAGTTTAAAGAAGCATTGATTCAAGTACAATCTCTCGAGACGGACGATAGAAATAAGGTGGCAATTGTATTTGAAAGAATTAACAGGGCTGGCACAGAATTGGATATATACCAATTATTAACTGCATGGAGTTGGTCAGAAGATTTCGATTTACAAGAAAAATTTAATATTCTGGTGGAACAAATTTCACCATTTGGTTTTGGTGATTTTTCAAATGATCAAGATTTACAGCTTAAATGTTGTAGTGGGGTTATAGTAAATGAAGCTTCTCCATCAGCTATCCTGAGAATGCAAGGGGAAGATGTTAGGAATAAATTCTTGGAAGTAGAGAATGGCATTAAGAGTAGCATAGACTTCTTAAAAAAAGAAGTCAAAGTATCTTCGCTGGCTTGTATGCCATTTGCTTCAATGATGGTTGGACTAACCACATTCTTTGCCTCAAATAAAATAGCTGGAATGACAATGACTGACAGTCAAAGACGAGAAATTTTAAGGTGGTTTTGGAGGTCAATATTTTCTCAAAGATATTCTGCGGGCGTTAATAAAAGGCATGAAACCGATATTGCAGAGTTTCAGAAATTAAAAGCAAATCCAGATTATAAACTTAAAGAATTTAATGTAAATATTGACGAATCATTTTTTTTAAATAGTCGTTTTAACGTATCTTCTGTAAACACCAAATCATTCATTTTGCTACTATCACAATTTTCACCTAAATCGTTTATTTCTGGTGCAAATGTTGATCTAGAAGAAGTTCTTAAAAAAGCAAACCGGAATGAATTTCATCACATTTTCCCAAATAAATATTTAAAAAGATTGGGTACGCCACAAAATAAAATCAACTGTTTAGCAAATTTCTGCTTTCTTAGCAATGCAGACAACCAAAAAATAAAAGACAAAGCACCGAACGAATATAAAACATTAATTCCTAATACTACATTAAAAGATATAATGATCCACGCCTTATGCCCGGAAAATTCATTAGACTTAAATTTTGATCAATTTTTAACTGATAGAGCAAAACTTCTTCTTGGAAAAGTACGTGAATTGATAAAATAA
- a CDS encoding TolC family protein — protein sequence MKSNVYKLIIHKELRIRLFVCLLILAVCNLLGGCSPAERRDEIDKKAEKILAEKQFEATGKNSPFSIERPSDILRKRLLKGQKLPVSGAASLGVEDLQKIEHWPEKNYPAEVVSGKTNDINDVNQTVVISLMQSLQIGAYNSMDYQTKKETIFQTALDLELERNEFRNIFFAQLQNLTSTDTTGNRTVSGNVVSGDVGVSRKFMNGAEISSSLGIDLANLLTLGGASSTGLAGDASISIPLLRGSGRHIVTEPLVQADRNVIYSFWDFEQYKKDFAVNVATKYLSVVQQLDRIKNSEADYRSRIASAKRSRRLADAGRIQEIEVDQAVQTELSARQNWISSVQAYKNQLDSFKVFLGLPPDANIALDPNELSKLVASSKAMMKLADEQAKLENADANDANSLVLLLEPDYKNAGHYEIKEPNAVRLAFFNRLDLRTTEGMVYDSQRAVVVAADALRAELTFLGRANIGSRRSSVGSATNDNAHFVSNEGLFESLVTLDLPIERTEEAVAYRNSYILLQQAVRDVQATEDSIKLDIRNSLRSLLEARENMYIQAKAVAVAQKRVKSVNMFLDAGRAAMRDLTDAQDALLEAQNSLTAAVVQYRIAELNIQRDMGVLEIDENGLWKEYGN from the coding sequence ATGAAAAGCAATGTTTATAAGTTGATTATTCACAAAGAGTTAAGAATAAGGCTCTTTGTGTGTTTATTGATATTGGCGGTCTGCAATCTACTGGGGGGTTGCAGCCCTGCCGAGCGGCGCGATGAAATTGACAAAAAAGCAGAAAAAATTCTTGCCGAAAAGCAGTTCGAAGCGACCGGCAAAAATTCACCTTTTTCTATCGAACGGCCAAGCGATATTCTCCGAAAACGGCTGCTCAAAGGTCAAAAACTTCCTGTGTCCGGTGCGGCGTCTTTGGGCGTGGAAGATTTACAAAAAATCGAACATTGGCCGGAGAAAAATTATCCCGCTGAAGTTGTCAGCGGAAAAACAAACGACATCAACGATGTTAATCAGACAGTCGTAATTTCACTGATGCAGTCGCTGCAAATCGGCGCTTATAACAGTATGGATTATCAAACGAAGAAGGAAACGATTTTCCAAACTGCGCTTGACCTTGAACTTGAACGCAACGAATTCCGCAACATATTTTTCGCACAGCTTCAAAATCTCACGAGTACGGACACAACCGGCAACAGGACTGTAAGCGGAAACGTGGTCAGCGGCGATGTCGGCGTCAGCAGAAAATTTATGAACGGCGCAGAAATATCTTCTTCGCTGGGAATAGATTTGGCTAATCTGCTCACACTCGGCGGAGCATCCTCGACAGGACTTGCGGGCGATGCGAGTATTTCCATCCCCCTGCTGCGAGGTTCCGGAAGGCATATTGTTACAGAGCCGCTCGTTCAGGCGGACAGAAACGTTATTTACTCATTCTGGGATTTTGAACAATACAAAAAAGATTTCGCGGTCAATGTCGCGACGAAATATCTGTCCGTAGTTCAGCAATTAGACAGAATCAAAAACAGCGAGGCAGACTATCGCAGCAGAATCGCGTCGGCTAAAAGAAGCCGAAGGCTTGCCGATGCGGGCAGAATTCAGGAAATCGAAGTCGACCAAGCGGTGCAAACCGAATTGTCCGCACGGCAAAACTGGATATCATCAGTACAAGCATATAAAAACCAATTGGACTCATTTAAAGTATTCCTCGGGCTTCCGCCGGATGCGAATATAGCGCTTGACCCGAATGAACTTTCCAAACTTGTCGCATCGTCGAAAGCGATGATGAAGTTAGCAGATGAACAGGCTAAACTTGAGAATGCCGATGCGAACGATGCTAACAGCCTTGTGCTGCTGCTCGAGCCTGATTATAAAAACGCAGGGCATTATGAGATTAAAGAGCCTAACGCTGTTCGGCTGGCATTTTTCAACAGACTTGATTTGCGAACGACTGAAGGTATGGTTTACGATTCGCAACGAGCGGTTGTTGTGGCGGCGGACGCATTGCGGGCTGAATTGACGTTTCTGGGAAGAGCAAATATCGGCTCGCGAAGGTCTTCGGTCGGCTCGGCGACAAATGACAATGCACACTTTGTGTCCAACGAAGGACTTTTCGAATCGCTGGTAACTCTTGATTTGCCGATTGAACGAACCGAAGAAGCTGTGGCCTATCGCAACAGTTACATTCTGCTTCAACAGGCCGTGCGTGATGTTCAGGCGACGGAAGATTCAATTAAATTGGATATTAGAAATTCTTTGCGAAGTTTGCTTGAAGCTCGTGAGAATATGTACATACAGGCAAAGGCGGTTGCTGTCGCACAGAAGCGTGTCAAAAGCGTAAATATGTTTTTGGACGCGGGCCGAGCGGCAATGCGTGATTTGACTGACGCACAGGACGCTTTGCTTGAGGCGCAGAATTCGCTGACGGCGGCGGTTGTGCAGTATAGAATAGCGGAATTGAATATACAAAGAGATATGGGCGTTTTGGAAATAGATGAAAACGGTCTTTGGAAAGAATATGGTAATTAA
- a CDS encoding ABC transporter ATP-binding protein: protein MDIVRFNNIHKIYEMGSEPVRALDGVSITFEKGSFWAIMGPSGSGKSTMMNILGCLDRPTSGQYLLQYKDVSTLDDDELSDIRLKYIGFIFQSFNLIPQLTVQKNIELPLYYLGWSAEESEKKAKELAEKVGLESRLNHRPAQLSGGQMQRVAVARSLAADPHIILADEPTGNLDSHTGVQIMELLTELNKEGTTIIMVTHEPDIAAYARSRLHMKDGLIEKIG, encoded by the coding sequence ATGGACATAGTCAGATTTAATAATATTCACAAGATTTATGAAATGGGAAGCGAACCTGTACGTGCGCTGGACGGGGTGAGTATCACATTTGAAAAAGGCAGCTTCTGGGCGATAATGGGGCCAAGCGGGTCGGGTAAAAGCACAATGATGAATATTCTCGGCTGCCTTGACCGCCCTACTTCCGGACAGTATTTGCTGCAGTATAAAGATGTGAGCACGCTGGACGACGACGAGCTAAGCGATATCAGACTCAAATACATCGGCTTCATCTTTCAAAGCTTCAATCTGATTCCGCAACTAACGGTTCAGAAAAATATCGAACTGCCGTTGTATTATCTGGGCTGGAGCGCTGAAGAAAGTGAAAAAAAAGCGAAAGAACTGGCTGAGAAAGTCGGACTTGAAAGCAGACTTAATCACAGGCCTGCGCAGCTTTCCGGCGGACAAATGCAGAGAGTGGCCGTTGCGCGTTCGCTGGCTGCCGACCCGCATATTATTCTCGCCGATGAGCCGACAGGAAATCTCGACAGTCATACAGGCGTTCAGATTATGGAACTGCTGACTGAACTGAATAAAGAAGGCACAACGATTATTATGGTAACGCACGAGCCGGATATCGCGGCTTATGCGCGCAGCCGACTGCATATGAAAGACGGTCTTATAGAGAAAATCGGATAA
- a CDS encoding ABC transporter permease — MALHQSKIARNVLSGIENLLLHKLRSCLTMLGVVFGVGSVVAMLAVGEGASKDALLRIQKLGSNNIIINSVKSLEEDAQSTQHSHMSIYGLTYLDYDRIRTNFPTVKQVSPAKLIRKESKVGSNILELRIVGTTSEWFQLVPRQILAGRVFDQRDVENCSATAVLTEFGARKLLANKNSIGQPIKIGGDSFEVIGIIKNEEGMAGNIQIPDQQVDAYVPLSTVKKYFGDTFFKRTSGTMTFELVELHQIIVQADDIKDVEDTAAGIERMLQSFHKKNDYVISVPLALLKEAEATKQRFNIVLGSIASISLLVGGIGIMNIMLASVTERTREIGIRRAIGAKRRQIVIQFLIETVVLSTLGGIIGLAMGITIPLIITYFAKMPTVITPISIILPLFISVGIGIIFGLYPAINAAKVDPIVALRHE, encoded by the coding sequence ATGGCACTGCATCAATCAAAAATCGCGAGAAACGTACTGTCAGGCATCGAAAACCTGCTGCTGCATAAACTGCGCTCGTGTCTGACGATGCTGGGCGTTGTGTTCGGCGTCGGCAGCGTCGTAGCGATGCTCGCGGTCGGCGAAGGCGCAAGCAAAGACGCACTTCTTCGCATACAGAAATTAGGCAGTAATAATATCATTATCAACTCGGTCAAATCCCTGGAAGAAGATGCACAATCCACGCAGCATTCGCACATGAGCATATACGGCCTGACCTATCTCGATTACGACAGGATACGAACAAACTTTCCGACCGTTAAACAGGTATCGCCGGCAAAACTTATCCGCAAAGAATCAAAAGTCGGGTCCAATATACTGGAACTGCGAATCGTCGGCACAACAAGCGAATGGTTCCAACTGGTTCCACGACAAATACTGGCAGGCAGAGTGTTCGACCAGAGAGATGTTGAAAATTGCTCGGCAACGGCAGTGCTGACGGAATTCGGAGCAAGAAAACTGCTGGCAAACAAAAACTCCATCGGTCAGCCAATCAAAATCGGCGGCGATTCGTTTGAAGTAATAGGAATTATCAAAAACGAAGAAGGCATGGCCGGAAATATTCAGATTCCGGACCAGCAGGTTGATGCTTATGTGCCTTTGAGCACAGTTAAAAAATATTTCGGCGATACCTTTTTTAAAAGAACAAGTGGCACGATGACGTTTGAACTCGTCGAACTGCACCAAATTATTGTGCAGGCCGACGATATCAAAGATGTCGAGGACACTGCGGCCGGCATCGAGAGAATGCTGCAGAGCTTCCACAAGAAAAACGATTATGTTATAAGCGTTCCACTTGCCCTTCTCAAAGAGGCAGAGGCAACCAAGCAAAGATTCAATATCGTTCTCGGTTCAATTGCAAGCATAAGTCTGCTCGTCGGCGGTATCGGAATTATGAATATTATGCTCGCATCCGTTACCGAACGTACCCGCGAAATAGGCATCCGGCGGGCTATCGGCGCCAAACGACGACAAATTGTCATCCAATTTCTTATCGAAACGGTCGTGCTGTCTACACTGGGCGGCATCATAGGACTGGCGATGGGAATCACTATTCCGCTAATCATTACGTACTTCGCGAAAATGCCGACGGTTATCACACCCATCAGTATTATTCTGCCCCTGTTCATCAGCGTAGGCATCGGCATTATCTTCGGGCTTTATCCGGCAATTAACGCCGCGAAAGTTGACCCGATTGTCGCATTAAGACACGAATAG